The Pleuronectes platessa chromosome 10, fPlePla1.1, whole genome shotgun sequence genome contains a region encoding:
- the m6pr gene encoding cation-dependent mannose-6-phosphate receptor isoform X1, which produces MEVYSCPSRRPFLVWTLVVQLVLCGSVVFATDGTNSCKVLYDSKSDRAVLSRLAPLTNKSFTVESPDKDESYKYIFQLCGDAGGVQGAGLIQVDSKGTETKTTVIGLYNATQAIGGGDWVMLIYRNGEPYNAHCSKEKRKAFVMISCNRKVDMGQLEVLREEREREQDCFYLFKLDSSAVCQELSSKLSSGSILLIIGVCLLAVYLIGGFLYQRLIVGAKGMEQFPNFAFWVEFGNLTADGCDFVCRSGNREASPAYRAVAPESLEEEQEERDDHLLPM; this is translated from the exons ATGGAG GTGTACAGCTGTCCCAGTAGAAGGCCCTTCCTGGTGTGGACCCTTGTAGTTCAGCTGGTCCTGTGTGGGAGTGTGGTGTTCGCCACTGACGGCACCAACAGCTGTAAAGTGCTCTATGACTCCAAGTCGGACCGAGCAGTCCTCAGTCGGCTGGCACCGCTCACCAATAAGAG CTTTACTGTAGAGTCCCCAGACAAAGATGAGAGTTACAAGTACATATTCCAGTTGTGTGGCGATGCAGGAGGCGTTCAAGGGGCTGGGCTCATTCAAGTGGACAGCAAGGGAACAGAAACCAAAACCACTGTGATTGGACTGTATAATGCAACGCAAGCCATCGGGGGAG GTGACTGGGTGATGTTGATATACAGAAATGGCGAACCATATAACGCCCACTGCTccaaggaaaagagaaaagcctTCGTTATGATCTCATGCAACCGGAAGGTGGAtatg GGCCAGCTGGAGGTGCTtcgggaggagagggagcgggaGCAAGACTGTTTTTACCTGTTTAAGTTGGACTCCAGCGCGGTGTGTCAAGAACTTTCTTCTAAGCTCAGCTCCGGCTCCATATTACTCATAAT TGGGGTTTGTCTTCTGGCTGTTTACCTCATTGGAGGTTTCCTCTACCAGCGGCTGATTGTTGGCGCCAAAGGGATGGAGCAATTTCCCAATTTCGCTTTCTGGGTGGAATTTGGTAACCTGACAGCG GACGGGTGTGACTTTGTCTGCCGCTCAGGAAATCGCGAGGCCTCCCCAGCGTACAGGGCAGTGGCCCCAGAAAGTttggaggaagagcaggaagagagagatgacCACTTACTACCTATGTGA